One window of the Bradysia coprophila strain Holo2 chromosome X unlocalized genomic scaffold, BU_Bcop_v1 contig_26, whole genome shotgun sequence genome contains the following:
- the LOC119069173 gene encoding uncharacterized protein LOC119069173 isoform X7, whose protein sequence is MSLVQSFENRDPQEAMVLVHNDSLERIFSVQLTNGNSADVKPYLDMPLLVETNENEVFLNASVTSVEDACNNPHAINYLQNNFIAPNRVNIKEEDLSTHMLDDQQLEISESRQYSSFDETSTDSSSTSVSEDDVSDSLSKYLIFHQKKRDQNDDSQLCYVMLQKLSESEIQKWTKPAMRDGESAPKRPRLQSMYVPSTKKKEPIQFSENTRTLRVSRSSSRNALKFEDISNHRAVNKQSNVTGEEIVKRTGKNLTILSSATEQDRLNTRSTPASRVSRRNTKMKINPDTDSAVHTTNQQSADDGVTGRPKIILLFVRDRESGQFNCYRFPERRKKCYVPIERLSTLRSAAPRNKTPRRDCVPPLDLKENFVTSRRGKEEQSNGAINDIPTLVFQETNTNFEDLGKIDISSSISLAPDVTGAHTSPLAYGNRNVDSWTLGEKSCPTVEQRNFADNLSESVLRNERKEETSSLYDDIEALDFATTNFEDSTTMDKLVVESSDSETRSLNEVPLDNEMPEEPMMPTCVQNEKAGSFVEVIDDNCSIASDISLFASDSETLYSPDRNKSMKPTDGWKLENYRIPKKPAVQKKPSEKSLDKQVEQILRMTTKNLPKMTSPIKEQPIVSGTKRKRKEFRNGKTNAAKESRKSAKPRKSIQQTGKQTHPQPSSVESNANTVPLEMGSDYDVKRKKQPNKIRETGMLDRKPMEPEKTIKSTEQFNELQDICMLEGVSIEPEKTIKSAEQFNELQDIYILKEISMEPETTTEIEEQLNELRDICMLEGIAMEPEDTTKVTKEINELQDDGMLEEAISTEPEDTITTAERQTDLQLSASASNRIACIGDASEHRSSKEPPELNQSEHPSESNAPLENIAEMISKIDTSQPVNGMKYRSKIDFKNLGKVTINAGNLNSSRIVSIPNANAPNLSAPLPQPIDSVQNVVTHSQSTPPAMLVPLHGMRSVIDKSTIPPCQPSAKQLLTTQPEPIAQPINSVQGHLNANQPKNSSLSPDIRRRYLNAILKLFERPCISFLANKPCTVPGPCQYSHQQLPCADQIFVKLRTIREDQINFIYTDFISVYESTFLQYFPMICRLFGHRKMEEMLLSSVRDCDKYGKYDFYKYIFGGLMLCGRSDKEALGRMVDVVDVCAENFAVMADIMNNPINPHLN, encoded by the exons ATGTCACTTGTACAgtcatttgaaaatcgggACCCACAAGAAGCAATGGTACTGGTACACAATGATTCGTTGGAACGTATTTTTT CTGTTCAGTTGACAAATGGCAATTCGGCCGACGTTAAGCCATACTTGGATATGCCATTGTTGGTCGaaacgaatgaaaatgaagtGTTTTTGAATGCAAGCGTCACATCTGTTGAAGATGCATGCAATAACCCGCATgcaattaattatttacagAACAACTTTATCGCACCAAACAGAGTAAACATAAAAGAAGAAGATCTGTCAACGCATATGCTCGATGATCAACAGTTGGAAATTAGTGAAAGTCGCCAGTATAGCAGTTTCGACGAAACATCGACCGATTCTAGCTCAACTAGTGTGTCGGAGGACGATGTATCAGACTCTCTATCAAAATATctgatttttcatcaaaagaaAAGAGATCAGAACGACGATTCACAATTGTGTTATGTGATGCTACAGAAATTAAGCGAAAGTGAAATTCAGAAGTGGACCAAACCGGCAATGCGTGACGGTGAAAGTGCCCCAAAGCGACCTCGGTTGCAATCGATGTACGTTCcgtcaacgaaaaaaaaggagCCAATTCAGTTCagcgaaaacacacgaacCCTCCGTGTCAGTCGTAGCAGTTCGAGAAATGCACTAAAATTTGAAGACATCAGCAACCATAGAGCTGTAAACAAACAGTCGAACGTTACGGGCGAAGAAATCGTAAAGCGAACTGGGAAAAATTTAACGATTCTTTCGTCAGCGACAGAACAGGATCGATTGAACACCAGAAGCACCCCAGCCTCACGTGTTAGTCGACGcaatacgaaaatgaaaatcaatccCGACACCGACAGTGCTGTGCATACAACAAATCAACAATCGGCGGATGACGGTGTTACTGGAcgaccaaaaataattttactatTTGTCAGGGACAGAGAGTCAGGACAATTCAATTGTTATCGATTTCCAGAGAGAAGAAAGAAATGTTATGTGCCAATCGAGCGGCTGTCAACACTTCGATCC GCTGCGCCGCGTAACAAAACACCACGACGCGATTGTGTTCCACCATTggatttgaaagaaaatttcgtcacATCACGAAGAGGGAAAGAGGAACAGAGCAACGGAGCTATCAACGATATTCCAACGTTGGTTTTTCAAGAgacaaatacaaatttcgaAGATTTGGGAAAAATCGACATTTCCAGTTCGATTTCGCTGGCACCCGATGTTACCGGTGCTCATACCAGTCCATTGGCATATGGGAACCGGAACGTAGATTCATGGACGCTGGGCGAAAAATCTTGTCCGACTGTGGAACAACGTAATTTTGCAGATAATTTAAGCGAATCGGTTCTTCGGAATGAGCGAAAAGAGGAGACCAGCAGCCTCTACGATGATATTGAAGCGCTTGATTTTGCAACGACAAATTTTGAAGATTCAACGACAATGGACAAACTCGTTGTTGAGTCGTCTGATTCGGAAACCAGAAGTCTCAATGAAGTTCCATTGGACAATGAAATGCCGGAAGAACCCATGATGCCCACGTGTGTGCAGAACGAAAAGGCTGGTTCGTTTGTTGAGGTTATTGACGATAATTGTTCCATTGCGAGTGACATTTCGCTGTTCGCAAGTGATTC AGAAACTCTATATTCGCCAGACAGAAACAAATCGATGAAGCCAACAGATGGGTGGAAACTCGAAAATTATCGCATCCCAAAAAAGCCAGCCGTACAAAAGAAGCCAAGCGAAAAATCGTTGGACAAACAGGTGGAACAAATACTCCGTATGACAACAAAGAATTTGCC CAAAATGACTAGTCCAATAAAAGAGCAACCAATCGTGTCAGGTACCAAACGAAAACGGAAGGAATTTCGAAATGGAAAAACGAATGCAGCAAAAGAGTCAAGGAAATCGGCGAAACCGAGAAAATCGATCCAGCAAACGGGTAAACAGACCCATCCGCAGCCCAGCTCAGTGGAATCAAATGCAAACACAGTTCCATTGGAAATGGGATCCGATTACGATGttaagagaaaaaaacaacCCAATAAAATTCGAGAAACCGGCATGTTGGATAGGAAACCAATGGAACCAGAAAAAACGATCAAAAGTACGGAACAATTTAACGAACTGCAAGACATCTGCATGCTGGAAGGAGTATCAATTGAACCAGAAAAAACGATCAAAAGTGCGGAACAATTTAACGAACTGCAAGACATCTATATCCTGAAAGAAATATCAATGGAGCCGGAAACAACGACCGAGATTGAGGAACAGTTGAATGAGTTGCGAGACATCTGCATGCTGGAAGGAATAGCAATGGAACCGGAAGACACGACAAAAGttacaaaagaaattaatgaattacaaGACGACGGCATGTTGGAAGAAGCTATATCAACGGAACCGGAAGATACGATAACAACTGCGGAGCGGCAGACTGATCTACAGTTAAGCGCATCAGCATCTAATCGTATAGCTTGTATAGGCGATGCATCAGAGCATCGGTCGTCCAAAGAACCTCCTGAACTGAATCAGTCTGAACATCCGAGCGAATCAAATGCACCGTTGGAAAATATTGCTGAAATGATATCGAA AATCGACACCAGTCAACCAGTGAATGGAATGAAGTACAGGTCCAAAATCGATTTCAAGAACCTGGGAAAAGTCACAATAAATGCGGGTAATCTAAATTCGAGTCGTATCGTTTCAATACCAAATGCCAATGCTCCGAA TTTGTCAGCACCATTGCCACAACCGATAGATTCGGTTCAGAATGTGGTAACTCATTCACAATCAACGCCGCCCGCAATGCTCGTACCTTTACATGGAATGCGATCAGTGATAGACAAATCAACAATACCACCGTGTCAGCCATCCGCGAAGCAACTATTGACTACTCAACCGGAACCAATTGCTCAACCGATAAATTCGGTTCAAGGTCATTTAAATGCTAATCAGCCAAAGAATTCTTCGCTTAGTCCTGATATACGACGAAGATACTTAAATGCGATACTAAAATTGTTTGAACGTCCTTGCATAAGCTTTTTAGCTAATAAACCTTGTACAGTGCCTGGCCCGTGCCAGTACAGTCATCAGCAATTACCGTGTGCTGaccaaattttcgtaaaacttCGTACTATTCGGGAGGATcagatcaatttcatttacacCGATTTTATATCGGTGTATGAGtcgacatttttgcaatacTTTCCGATGATTTGTCGTTTGTTCGGGCATCGTAAAATGGAAGAAATGCTCCTGTCATCGGTCAGAGACTGTGacaaatatggaaaatatgatttttacaAATACATATTTGGAGGGCTGATGCTGTGCGGCAGATCGGATAAGGAGGCTCTGGGAAGAATGGTTGATGTGGTTGATGTTTGTGCAGAGAATTTTGCAGTAATGGCGGATATTATGAACAATCCCATTAATCCACATctcaattga